The window TGCCGAACAAGGAGCTTCTATCGCTTTTACTTACCTCTCTAGCGTAGAAAAAGGCCAAGCCCTAGAAGAAGAGCTAAAAGCCCTCGGAGTTCAGGCCAAAGGATACCGCTCCGATGCCTCTGATTATGCTGCTGCCGAAGACCTAGCCAACCAAGTGGTGGCTGATTTTGGCCGTATCGATGTGCTTATTAATAACGCAGGCATTACCCAAGACGGTCTGTTGATGCGGATGAGCGAAGAGCAGTGGGATCGTGTAATCAATATCAATCTCAAGTCGGTGTTTAACCTCACTAAAGCCTGCCTCAAAACAATGATGAAGCAACGCAGCGGCTCTATCATCAATATGACCTCTGTAGTAGGCATTAGGGGAAATGCAGGACAGGCCAACTATGCTGCTTCCAAGTCGGGCATTATCGGCTTTACTAAGTCGGTAGCCTTAGAGCTTGGCTCACGCAATGTCCGCTCCAATGCCATTGCTCCAGGCTTTATCGAAACAGAAATGACCGCCGAACTGGAAAACAAGGCCGACTGGCTAGCCAATATCCCCCTCAAACGCGGTGGAAGTGCCCAAGAAGTAGCCGATGCAGCAGTGTTTTTAGGCTCCGATATGTCGGCCTATATTACTGGGCAAGTGCTGCAGGTTGACGGTGGAATGCTGACCTAGTACAGCAGACAATAGGTCACAATGTTTGTTCGTGTGCCGCTGGATATTTTTTGGAAAAGTAGCTCGAAGCTCCAGCTCCAAGACAAGCTGAGGCTTCATTTTGGGGGTAAAATGAGACTTAGCCCATAGTGTTAGCTGTGGGATTTGGAAAATGTCCAGTGGCGTGATGCTTGTTTCAAACGCAGGTTTAGCCCTGCGTTTGGCCTTGAAACACACATTTGCGCCACCTATAAGTTATGCAAATCCCTGTAAGACAGTATATTAACATCCTTTACCTAGAAATAGTCATATAATTTTTCACAAGGTTTGGGCATGTTTGGCAAATGTTTTATCTTTGCAATCCCTTTTGTAAGACGACGATTTTAAGAATCATATTTTCCCAATCCATCATGTACGCAATTGTAGACATCGCCGGACAACAATTCAAAGTTGAGAAAGGCAAATACGTATATGCGCACCGTTTGCCACAGGCAGAAGGCGAGGCGCTGGAGTTTGACCAAGTACTGTTGGTAGACAACAACGGCCAAGTAACCGTAGGTGCTCCTACCGTAAGCGGCGCTAAAGTAAGCGCTAAAGTATTGAGCCACGTCAAAGGTGACAAGGTACTGGTTTTCAAGAAAAAACGCCGCAAAGGCTATAAGAAAAGCCAAGGCCACCGTCAATATTTGACTAAGGTTTTGATTGAAGACATTATCCAATAACCCCAAAATTGAATTAAGAAACTATGGCACACAAAAAAGGAGCCGGTAGTTCGCGCAACGGACGCGAATCAGAAAGCAAGCGATTGGGCGTGAAAATCTTCGGTGGCCAAAACGCCAAAGCCGGAAACATCATCGTTCGCCAACGCGGAACCAAACACCACCCCGGAGCTAATGTAGGCATCGGTAAAGATCATACCCTCTTTGCCCTAGCCGATGGCGTGGTACAGTTCAAAAAAGGTAGCGCAAATCGCTCTTACGTATACGTAGAGCCTATTTCTACTCAGGAGTAGTCATAGCGACGGCGGTATCGCCGCTCAACAAAAGACCGCACAAGCTCGGCAGCAGTTTGTGCTTTTTTGTATTGGGCAAACCCGAAAATAGCACCCGCCCTCTAGGTTGTGGGTAATTTTTCGTATCTTTGCCTTATTCTATACGATTAATCACCCCCACCAAATACCCACCCGCCATGGAACTACACAGCATACTCCTGTTCTTTAATATGGGAGGTTACGAAATATTCCTGATTTTATTGGTTATCTTGTTGCTATTCGGTGCGAAGAAAATCCCCGAATTAGCACGAGGCCTGGGTCGTGGCATACGCGAGTTCAAAGACGCTACCCGCGAAGTTCAAAATACGCTCGAAGAGAGCATGCGCGACGACGAGAAGCAGGCAGAAAAGAAAAACCAATAACCCGTTTTTTGTAGAAATGGAGATGCCTTGCGGTGTCTCTATTTTTTTGTGCCTTTTGTAAAAATACCCTCTTCCCCAACGGCAGTAGCTGTTATCGGCTGCTGTTTTTTGTGTGTTCATTTGCTCTAGCCCCCTTTCTTACCCTTTCTCATGCATACCCTAACCCTACTCCGCAGTGTTGCAGGTATTTTTGTGATGATTGGCATTGCCTACCTCTTGTCTAACAACAAGCGAGCCATCAACTGGCGTTTGGTCATCGTCGGAATCCTACTACAAGTGCTCTTTGGCTTCTTAATTCTACGTGTAGATTGGGTAGCGGCAGGCTTCAAGCAAGCAAGCGAGGTCTTTGTTTCTTTCCTCAACTTCTCCCTGATTGGGGCAGAGTTTCTCTTTGGCGACTTGGCGCGCAATAGCAATGCCCAAACAGGTGTCAACCACTCTCTGGGGCTTATTGTCGCCTTTCAGGTATTGCCAACCATTATCTTTTTCTCTACCGTCTCGGCGGCGTTGTATTACTTCGGTATCTTACAACGCATTGTGTATGGCATAGCTTGGGTAATGTCCAAAACAATGCGCCTTTCTGGCGCGGAGAGCCTTTCTGCCGCAGGCAATATCTTTATGGGGCAGACTGAAGCCCCGCTTTTGGTAAAGCCTTTCATCGGAACGATGACACGCTCAGAGCTGATGTCATTGATGACAGGCGGGATGGCGACGATTGCCGGAGGGGTGTTGGCTGCCTATGTTTCTTTCTTAGGAGGGGCAGACTTTGCCGAGCAAAGCCGCTTTGCCGCACACTTACTCAGCGCCTCGATTATGAGCGCCCCGGCGGCTATTGTGATGGCCAAAATCATTATTCCGGAGTCAGAGCCTGAGTTAGTACGCAACGACCTGACAGTCAGCAAGGAGAACTTAGGCGTAAACCTGCTCGACGCAATGTCTACAGGGGCTGCCGACGGGCTCCGCCTTGCACTCAATGTAGGAGGGATGCTCCTAGCCTTTATTGCGGTCATTGCCTTGCTCAATGCGATTTTGAGCTGGATAGGCGGTGTGGTTGGCATCAACCCGCTCATTGAAGCCTACACACAAGGCGTGTTTAAGGGGCTTTCTTTGGAGTATATCCTAGGGCAAATAGGCCGCCCATTGGCCTACTTGATGGGTATCGACTGGAACGAAACCCTGCTGGTAGGAAGCCTCATCGGCCAAAAAACGGCCATTAACGAGTTTGTCGCTTACCTCGACCTAGGCCGCCTAAAAGCCGAAGGATTGTTGAGCGAAAAGTCTATTCTCATCGCAACCTATGCGCTCTGTGGCTTTTCCAATTTCAGCTCCATTGCGATTCAGATTGGCGGCATCGGTGGGATGGCTCCTGAGCGCCCCGACTTACAGGCCACACTTTCCCAACTGGGGATTCGTGCCTTGGTGGCTGCCAGCTTAGCTTGTTTTATGACGGCCACCATCGCCGGCATGATTGCGCACTAGAAATTATACCAAGGTTCATCACAAGAGTGGAGGATTCACAGAATCTGATTTTCTCGATTCTCAAGGATTTTCAGCGACATATTTCCCAAACCAATTTTGATTGGGTATAAGCAATCGTTTGGTAGCCCAAGGGTTTTTGATAAATTTGCACCGCCACCACCTTACATACCCAAAGTAGGCAACTTATAGCCGCTGATTTCGTCCTATGGAACAGGTTTGGGTATTGTTTTTGAAGCATACACAATAAAACCCTGCATCATAAAGTTATTTTCCATAAAACCCCCGCCTGTGATGAAAAAAGTCTTGATACTGGCCGTTGTCGCTGTTCTTGGTCTTAGTGCTTGCAAAAAGCGCTACACCTGTCCCACATACGCACAAGATACACACCAGACAGCGCAGCCCAAAGTAGCGCCACAGCCCTAAGCTTTTTGATGATATAGTCTATTTCATCAGCAAGCAGCCTTGTTTTTGTACCCACAATAAACACGATTGCTTATTAGCGCCTTTGGCAAAATACAGTACCTGTAGGTCATTGATAAACACCTACAGGTATTTTTATTGGCGCAGAGGGCTATTGGCTGGAAAATGTTGCGCAGAGTGGACTTCGATATACGCCTGGTTTGTACGCCACATTTTTGGAAAAGTAGCTCCGAACTCCAGCTCTGAGACAAGCTGAGGCCTTATTGGAGGATAAAATAATACTTAGCATACAGTAGGATTTGGAAAATGTCTAGTGTTGTGTCTGGTTTGTTTATTTGTGGCTATATTGGCAAAAAAGCAGGGCTATGCCACTCAACAAATTAGCACTTATTCGTTACAAAACCATCGATGCCTGTCTTTGCAACAGGCAGCGCCGCTGGACATTAGAAGACCTGATAGCAAAGGTTTCGGACGCAGTATATGAATACGAAGGACTCGACTCTGGTGTGAGTAGGCGTACAATACAAGCGGATATTCAGCTGATGCGTAGCGATAAGCTTGGCTATGAAGCCCCTATAGTCGTTTATGAGCGCAAGTACTACACCTATGCCGACCCAGAGTATAGCATTACCAAAGCCCCCATCAATAGGGCAGATATGGATACACTGCGGGAAGTGCTTGATTTACTCAAGCAGTTTAGTGGGTTTAGGTACTTTGATTCTCTTCAAGAGATAGTACTTAAACTAGAGCACGAATTGCCCTTGGTAGGGCAACAAAAATCAACCCTTGTACAGTTTGAAGAAAATCCGTTGCTCAAGGGCTTACAATGGATAGCGCCACTCTATCAGGCCATCGCACATAAACAACCAATTTTGTTGGAGTACCAGTCTTTTTCGGCACAACAATCAGCTAGCTATGAGTACTCCCCTTATTTGTTGAAAGAATACCGGAATCGTTGGTTTTTATTGGGCAGGCGCAAAGGACAACGAGGGGTAGACACACGGGCGCTTGACCGGATTATCCACCTAAGTATCTTGCCCGAAAGCGTGTATGAGCCCTATGAGGGGGTCGCATTTGCAACATATTTTGCCGACACCATAGGCGTAACCAAGGCGCAAAATGAGCGGGCAAGAACAGTAGATTTGTGGTTTGATGCTGCGCAGGCTCCTTATGTATTGACCAAGCCCCTACATGCTAGCCAAACACTGCAAAAACAGTATGACAACGGCAGCATCATTGTCCGCATTGAGGTCATTCTTAACCTAGAGTTGGAGCGCGAAATTTTGGGCTTTGCTGATGGGGTTAGGGTATTGGCTCCTGAGCGCCTACGAGAGCGCATCGCTAAACGTTTAGAGAGCGCCACACAGCACTATCGGGGGGATATTGCGTAAAAAGCGCCTATTCAAATATAGAATGATACTTCCGGATTACTTCCGGTTCGGGCATAGTTTCGGCATCATCCATCTCTTCGAGTGTAAACTCATTGAAGACAAAGACATACATCAGTTTATTTTCGATTTCCATCTTGCCCGACATCATCTCCACATCTAATGACAGGCCATTGCGGTCGATGACCTTACCAGCTACACTGCGGCGGAAAGAGCGGTAGCTGAGTTTGAAGCGTTTTTCACGAAGGTCGATGATGTTGTTGTAGTCTGTTTCTATCAACACATCGACAGATTGACCCACCAGCTCTTCACGGCTATAGCCAAAGCGTTTGAGGATATAATGATTGACCTTGGTGATGCTAAACTTCTCATCGGTGATGAT of the Eisenibacter elegans DSM 3317 genome contains:
- a CDS encoding Sec-independent protein translocase subunit TatA/TatB, encoding MELHSILLFFNMGGYEIFLILLVILLLFGAKKIPELARGLGRGIREFKDATREVQNTLEESMRDDEKQAEKKNQ
- a CDS encoding NupC/NupG family nucleoside CNT transporter; translated protein: MHTLTLLRSVAGIFVMIGIAYLLSNNKRAINWRLVIVGILLQVLFGFLILRVDWVAAGFKQASEVFVSFLNFSLIGAEFLFGDLARNSNAQTGVNHSLGLIVAFQVLPTIIFFSTVSAALYYFGILQRIVYGIAWVMSKTMRLSGAESLSAAGNIFMGQTEAPLLVKPFIGTMTRSELMSLMTGGMATIAGGVLAAYVSFLGGADFAEQSRFAAHLLSASIMSAPAAIVMAKIIIPESEPELVRNDLTVSKENLGVNLLDAMSTGAADGLRLALNVGGMLLAFIAVIALLNAILSWIGGVVGINPLIEAYTQGVFKGLSLEYILGQIGRPLAYLMGIDWNETLLVGSLIGQKTAINEFVAYLDLGRLKAEGLLSEKSILIATYALCGFSNFSSIAIQIGGIGGMAPERPDLQATLSQLGIRALVAASLACFMTATIAGMIAH
- the rpmA gene encoding 50S ribosomal protein L27 codes for the protein MAHKKGAGSSRNGRESESKRLGVKIFGGQNAKAGNIIVRQRGTKHHPGANVGIGKDHTLFALADGVVQFKKGSANRSYVYVEPISTQE
- the rplU gene encoding 50S ribosomal protein L21 — protein: MYAIVDIAGQQFKVEKGKYVYAHRLPQAEGEALEFDQVLLVDNNGQVTVGAPTVSGAKVSAKVLSHVKGDKVLVFKKKRRKGYKKSQGHRQYLTKVLIEDIIQ
- the fabG gene encoding 3-oxoacyl-[acyl-carrier-protein] reductase yields the protein MQLLAGKVALITGASKGIGRAIAQRYAEQGASIAFTYLSSVEKGQALEEELKALGVQAKGYRSDASDYAAAEDLANQVVADFGRIDVLINNAGITQDGLLMRMSEEQWDRVININLKSVFNLTKACLKTMMKQRSGSIINMTSVVGIRGNAGQANYAASKSGIIGFTKSVALELGSRNVRSNAIAPGFIETEMTAELENKADWLANIPLKRGGSAQEVADAAVFLGSDMSAYITGQVLQVDGGMLT
- a CDS encoding helix-turn-helix transcriptional regulator, which codes for MPLNKLALIRYKTIDACLCNRQRRWTLEDLIAKVSDAVYEYEGLDSGVSRRTIQADIQLMRSDKLGYEAPIVVYERKYYTYADPEYSITKAPINRADMDTLREVLDLLKQFSGFRYFDSLQEIVLKLEHELPLVGQQKSTLVQFEENPLLKGLQWIAPLYQAIAHKQPILLEYQSFSAQQSASYEYSPYLLKEYRNRWFLLGRRKGQRGVDTRALDRIIHLSILPESVYEPYEGVAFATYFADTIGVTKAQNERARTVDLWFDAAQAPYVLTKPLHASQTLQKQYDNGSIIVRIEVILNLELEREILGFADGVRVLAPERLRERIAKRLESATQHYRGDIA